One window of the Bacillus sp. (in: firmicutes) genome contains the following:
- a CDS encoding DUF350 domain-containing protein, whose product MNPFWENEFIQTAGYYSVVILCMIIFLAIFELVTKYRNWEEIKKGNMAVAMATGGKIFGIANIFRHSIQQHDTLFTMIMWGVFGFVLLLIGYFIYEFLTPKFKIDEEIEQDNRAVGFISMVISIGLSYVIGAGIS is encoded by the coding sequence ATGAATCCATTTTGGGAAAATGAGTTTATCCAAACCGCAGGATATTATAGTGTAGTTATTTTATGTATGATTATCTTTTTGGCGATTTTTGAACTTGTCACCAAATATCGGAACTGGGAAGAAATTAAAAAAGGAAATATGGCGGTAGCCATGGCTACGGGTGGAAAAATTTTTGGCATTGCCAATATTTTTCGTCACTCCATTCAACAACACGATACCCTCTTTACGATGATTATGTGGGGAGTTTTTGGATTTGTTCTTTTATTAATCGGCTACTTTATTTATGAATTTTTAACCCCCAAATTTAAAATTGACGAAGAAATTGAACAGGACAACCGAGCGGTCGGGTTCATTTCAATGGTCATTTCCATTGGCCTATCTTACGTCATCGGAGCAGGAATATCATAA
- a CDS encoding long-chain-fatty-acid--CoA ligase, with protein sequence MERRPWLQHYPPEIPASLEYENIPLQTFLTRAAEQFPHHVAIHFLGKELTYHEVYNSALKLANYLKKLGVEKGDRVAIMLPNCPQSVISYYGILYAGGIVVQTNPLYTERELEYQMNDSGAKIIITLDLLFPRVAKVMQSSPLEHVIVTAIKDYLPFPKNIIYPFIQKKQQGISVQVEPSARHHLFARIMKEEISQPLSISIDPEEDLALLQYTGGTTGFPKGVMLTHKNLVANATMCAAWLYKTKKGKEVILGILPFFHVYGMTTVLILAVMQGNKMVLLPKFDVKTTLKTIQKQRPTLFPGAPTIYIGLLNHPDISKYNLSSIEACISGSAPLPVEVQQKFEQVTGGNLVEGYGLTETSPVSHGNFIWEKKRKKGSIGVPWPDTDAMVMSLETGEPLPPNEIGEIAIKGPQVMKGYWNRPEETAQVLKDGWLLTGDLGYMDEDGYFYIVDRKKDMIIAGGFNIYPREVEEVLYEHPSIQEVVVVGVPDPYRGETVKAYVVLKEGKTVSEEELDQFARKHLAAFKVPRLYEFRDELPKTAVGKILRRALVEEEKKKNEASERQA encoded by the coding sequence ATGGAAAGAAGACCTTGGTTACAGCATTATCCACCGGAGATACCTGCATCATTAGAATACGAAAATATTCCTTTACAAACTTTTTTAACAAGGGCAGCTGAACAATTTCCGCATCATGTTGCGATCCACTTTTTAGGAAAGGAATTAACGTATCATGAAGTGTATAATTCCGCTTTAAAACTGGCGAATTACTTAAAAAAGCTTGGTGTTGAAAAAGGTGACCGTGTAGCGATTATGCTTCCAAACTGTCCGCAGTCGGTGATTAGTTATTACGGTATTTTGTATGCAGGCGGAATTGTTGTGCAAACGAATCCGTTATATACGGAGCGGGAATTAGAATATCAAATGAACGATTCCGGAGCAAAAATAATCATTACACTCGACTTATTATTTCCGCGAGTGGCGAAAGTGATGCAAAGCTCCCCTTTAGAGCATGTAATTGTAACCGCTATCAAAGACTATTTACCATTTCCAAAAAACATCATTTACCCTTTTATACAAAAGAAACAGCAAGGAATATCTGTTCAAGTAGAGCCGAGTGCCCGACATCATCTGTTTGCCCGTATCATGAAAGAAGAAATCTCGCAACCGTTATCAATCTCCATCGATCCAGAAGAAGATTTAGCCCTTCTTCAATACACCGGTGGGACGACCGGATTTCCGAAAGGGGTTATGCTCACCCATAAAAACTTAGTAGCGAATGCGACGATGTGTGCTGCTTGGCTGTATAAGACGAAAAAAGGAAAAGAAGTCATTCTTGGCATCTTGCCATTTTTCCATGTATACGGTATGACGACGGTGCTTATTTTAGCAGTCATGCAAGGAAATAAAATGGTGTTGCTTCCAAAATTTGATGTAAAAACAACGTTAAAAACAATTCAAAAACAACGTCCTACATTGTTCCCGGGGGCCCCAACGATTTACATCGGCTTATTAAACCATCCGGATATCTCGAAATACAACTTATCTTCTATTGAAGCGTGTATTAGCGGTTCAGCCCCATTACCTGTAGAAGTACAGCAAAAATTTGAACAAGTAACCGGTGGAAATTTAGTCGAAGGATATGGATTAACAGAAACCTCTCCTGTAAGCCATGGGAATTTCATTTGGGAGAAAAAACGAAAAAAAGGTAGTATCGGTGTGCCATGGCCGGATACGGATGCTATGGTGATGTCTTTAGAAACAGGAGAACCATTACCTCCAAACGAAATTGGAGAAATTGCAATCAAAGGTCCACAAGTGATGAAAGGGTATTGGAATCGTCCAGAAGAGACGGCGCAAGTGTTAAAAGACGGTTGGTTATTAACTGGTGATCTAGGATATATGGATGAAGACGGATATTTTTATATCGTCGACCGGAAAAAAGACATGATTATTGCAGGTGGCTTTAATATTTATCCACGGGAAGTGGAGGAAGTGTTGTATGAACATCCTTCCATTCAAGAAGTCGTTGTTGTAGGGGTTCCAGACCCGTATCGGGGAGAAACTGTAAAAGCGTATGTCGTTTTAAAAGAAGGAAAAACGGTGTCGGAAGAGGAATTAGATCAATTTGCTCGCAAACATTTAGCTGCTTTTAAAGTACCACGTTTATATGAATTTCGAGACGAATTGCCAAAAACAGCTGTTGGTAAAATTTTACGACGAGCATTGGTAGAAGAAGAGAAAAAGAAAAATGAAGCGAGCGAGCGGCAAGCCTAA
- a CDS encoding TetR/AcrR family transcriptional regulator: MKRNKPKYKQIIDAAVVVIAENGYHQSQVSKIARKAGVADGTIYLYFKNKEDILISLFREKMGMFIEKVNEVIAGKQTAAEKLLVMIENHFKIMSEDRHLAIVTQLELRQSNKDIRLKINEVLKGYLNVVDRILKEGIENNEFRQDLDIRLARQMIFGTIDETVTTWVMNDQKYDLTALAPAVHKLIISGCGGS; this comes from the coding sequence TTGAAACGAAATAAACCAAAATACAAGCAAATTATCGATGCAGCCGTTGTTGTCATTGCAGAAAATGGATACCATCAATCGCAAGTGTCAAAAATTGCAAGAAAAGCAGGGGTTGCCGACGGTACGATCTACCTTTATTTTAAAAATAAAGAGGATATTTTAATTTCACTTTTTCGCGAAAAAATGGGGATGTTTATTGAAAAAGTAAATGAAGTTATAGCAGGAAAACAAACTGCAGCGGAGAAGTTATTAGTGATGATTGAAAATCATTTTAAAATTATGTCTGAAGATCGTCACTTAGCCATCGTTACGCAATTAGAGCTTCGACAGTCAAATAAAGATATTCGATTAAAAATTAACGAAGTACTTAAAGGTTATTTAAACGTGGTCGATCGTATTTTAAAAGAGGGAATCGAAAATAATGAATTCCGTCAAGATTTAGATATTCGTCTCGCTCGACAAATGATTTTTGGGACCATCGATGAAACCGTTACCACGTGGGTGATGAATGATCAAAAATATGATTTAACTGCATTAGCACCTGCTGTTCATAAGCTCATTATTTCTGGCTGTGGCGGTTCTTAA
- a CDS encoding enoyl-CoA hydratase has translation MSYLKMTTDEHVAIITILRPPANALSSELIRELSRLLDDIEQNDDVRVVLLHGEGRFFSAGADIKEFTVISSGEEFARNGQQVFERMEKFSKPIIAAIHGAALGGGLELAMACHVRFVSENAKLGLPELQLGIIPGFAGTQRLPRYVGLAKAAEMLFTSEPISGVEAVQWGLANKAFQEEELLDEAKAFAKKVAKKSPISLKATIELLNYAKSSSFAEGVEKEAQLFGEVFGSEDAKEGIQAFLEKRSPQFKGK, from the coding sequence ATGAGTTATTTAAAAATGACAACTGACGAACATGTTGCGATTATTACGATTTTACGTCCACCTGCAAATGCCCTTTCATCCGAATTAATTCGAGAGCTTTCTAGATTGTTAGATGACATTGAACAAAACGATGATGTTCGTGTCGTTTTATTGCATGGTGAAGGACGCTTTTTTTCAGCCGGAGCAGATATCAAAGAATTTACTGTTATTTCATCTGGGGAAGAGTTTGCTAGAAACGGACAACAAGTATTTGAACGGATGGAAAAATTTTCGAAACCGATTATTGCAGCCATTCACGGAGCTGCACTCGGTGGTGGCCTTGAGTTAGCAATGGCTTGTCATGTTCGATTTGTTAGCGAAAATGCCAAATTAGGCTTACCGGAACTACAATTAGGTATCATTCCAGGGTTTGCAGGGACGCAACGCCTTCCGCGATACGTTGGTTTGGCAAAAGCAGCGGAAATGTTATTTACAAGCGAACCGATTTCTGGAGTGGAAGCGGTTCAATGGGGCTTAGCCAACAAAGCGTTTCAAGAGGAAGAGTTGTTAGATGAAGCGAAAGCGTTTGCGAAAAAGGTTGCTAAGAAAAGCCCAATCTCACTAAAAGCGACGATTGAATTATTAAATTACGCGAAATCCTCTTCTTTTGCTGAAGGGGTTGAAAAAGAAGCCCAATTGTTTGGCGAAGTATTTGGTTCCGAAGATGCGAAGGAAGGCATCCAGGCCTTTTTAGAAAAACGTTCTCCACAATTTAAAGGAAAATAA
- a CDS encoding electron transfer flavoprotein subunit beta/FixA family protein — translation MNIYVLLKRTFDTEEKITISNGVIVEDGAEFIINPYDEYAVEEAIQLRDKHGGEVTVVTVGNEESEKQLRTALAMGADKAVLINIEDDVEESDQFTTAKILYEYLKDKEIDLILAGNVAIDGGSGQVGPRVAELLGIPYVTTITSIDINGKEVSIIRDVEGDSEVIETSLPLLVTAQQGLNEPRYPSLPGIMKAKKKPLEVLELDDLDLDEDDVEAKTKTVEIFLPKAKEAGKILEGELEDQVKELVHLLHTEAKVI, via the coding sequence ATGAACATCTATGTTCTTCTAAAAAGAACGTTTGATACGGAAGAAAAAATCACGATTTCAAATGGAGTAATTGTTGAAGATGGAGCAGAATTCATCATCAACCCTTACGATGAATACGCGGTTGAAGAAGCGATTCAGCTTCGTGACAAACATGGTGGTGAAGTAACAGTTGTGACGGTTGGAAATGAAGAAAGCGAAAAACAACTTCGAACTGCCTTAGCGATGGGGGCTGATAAAGCTGTACTTATTAACATTGAAGATGATGTGGAAGAAAGCGACCAATTTACAACAGCGAAAATTTTATACGAATATTTAAAAGATAAAGAAATCGATTTAATTCTTGCCGGGAATGTGGCGATTGACGGCGGCTCAGGCCAAGTTGGACCACGGGTGGCGGAATTGTTAGGCATTCCATATGTAACGACAATTACAAGCATTGATATTAATGGTAAAGAGGTTTCTATTATTCGGGATGTAGAAGGGGACTCCGAAGTGATTGAAACATCATTGCCACTTCTTGTAACGGCACAACAAGGGTTAAATGAACCTCGTTACCCTTCTCTACCAGGCATTATGAAGGCGAAGAAAAAGCCGCTCGAAGTATTAGAACTAGACGATTTAGATTTAGATGAAGACGATGTAGAAGCGAAAACGAAAACGGTTGAAATATTCTTACCGAAAGCAAAAGAAGCTGGAAAAATTTTAGAAGGTGAATTAGAAGACCAAGTAAAAGAGCTTGTACACCTTCTTCATACAGAAGCAAAAGTGATTTAA
- a CDS encoding electron transfer flavoprotein subunit alpha/FixB family protein, with protein sequence MGKKVLVLGEVRDGSLRNVSFEAIAAAKTIADDGEVVGVLIGDAVKSLGQELIQYGADRVVVVEDEKLKQYTSDGFSQAVMAVIDQEKPEGIVFGHTALGKDLSPKIASKLGVGLISDAVALEVVDGEVVFTRPIYSGKAFEKKVVKDGLIFATVRPNNITPLEKDESRSGDIISISVEIKDLRTIIKEVVRKTAEGVDLSEAKVIVAGGRGVKSSEGFEPLKELAKVLGGAVGASRGACDADYCDYSLQIGQTGKVVTPDLYIACGISGAIQHLAGMSNSKVIVAINKDPEANIFKVADYGIVGDLFEVVPMLTEEFKKLKVASS encoded by the coding sequence ATGGGAAAGAAAGTGTTAGTGTTAGGAGAGGTACGTGACGGATCATTACGTAACGTTTCATTTGAAGCGATTGCAGCCGCAAAAACGATTGCCGACGATGGAGAAGTTGTCGGCGTATTAATCGGAGATGCGGTTAAGTCATTAGGGCAAGAATTGATTCAATACGGAGCGGACCGGGTCGTTGTTGTCGAAGACGAGAAATTAAAGCAATATACTTCTGACGGATTTTCGCAAGCGGTGATGGCTGTAATTGATCAAGAAAAGCCTGAAGGAATTGTCTTTGGCCACACGGCACTCGGTAAGGATTTGTCTCCGAAGATTGCAAGTAAATTAGGCGTTGGGTTAATTTCAGATGCCGTTGCATTAGAAGTAGTAGACGGTGAAGTTGTTTTCACTCGCCCAATTTATTCCGGAAAAGCGTTCGAGAAAAAAGTAGTGAAAGATGGTCTTATTTTTGCGACGGTTCGTCCAAACAACATTACACCGCTCGAAAAAGACGAATCTCGTAGTGGGGATATCATTTCTATATCAGTGGAGATTAAAGATTTACGGACCATTATTAAAGAAGTTGTACGAAAAACGGCAGAAGGTGTTGATTTATCCGAAGCGAAAGTGATTGTCGCAGGTGGTCGTGGAGTAAAAAGCTCCGAAGGATTTGAGCCATTAAAAGAGCTAGCAAAAGTTTTAGGTGGAGCTGTTGGTGCTTCCCGTGGTGCTTGCGATGCAGACTATTGTGACTACTCGCTACAAATTGGACAAACAGGAAAAGTCGTTACTCCAGATTTGTACATTGCTTGTGGTATTTCAGGTGCAATTCAGCACTTAGCCGGAATGTCCAACTCAAAAGTCATTGTCGCGATTAATAAAGATCCAGAAGCAAACATTTTTAAAGTAGCTGATTACGGAATTGTCGGTGACTTATTTGAAGTTGTTCCGATGCTAACGGAAGAATTTAAAAAATTAAAAGTCGCCTCTTCCTAA
- the trxA gene encoding thioredoxin, which translates to MAIVHATDQSFTTDTNQGLVLVDFWAPWCGPCKMISPVLDEIDAEMGDKVKVVKVNVDENQETAGKFGVMSIPTLFVMKDGEVVDKVIGYQPKEALVELLNKHM; encoded by the coding sequence ATGGCAATTGTACATGCGACTGATCAAAGCTTTACAACAGATACAAATCAAGGACTTGTTTTAGTGGACTTTTGGGCTCCATGGTGTGGACCTTGTAAAATGATTTCCCCTGTTCTTGATGAGATTGACGCAGAAATGGGCGATAAAGTAAAAGTCGTAAAAGTGAACGTAGATGAAAACCAAGAAACTGCAGGTAAATTTGGTGTCATGAGCATTCCTACCCTATTCGTAATGAAAGACGGTGAAGTGGTAGACAAAGTGATCGGTTACCAACCGAAAGAAGCATTAGTTGAATTATTAAACAAACATATGTAA
- a CDS encoding NAD-dependent epimerase/dehydratase family protein, protein MKVLVTGGAGFIGMHVVQRLLRKGVEMIVIDCLDSYYSEERKKQHLQVIRSVSPFRFYPTNLLNREETFRIVQQEKPDVVIHLAALPGVSYSLKEPLQYVDYDIKATINILEASGKVGVRHVIFSSSSSVYGNLGVVGPKKEEEANGHVISPYAAAKWGAESFCHVYANLYQFRLTILRLFTVYGPWGRPDMAIAKFLKQILSGEKITLFGTSQKRDFTYIDDVVNAVEAVMDYQGNETVFNIGNGQPVSMTDVVRLLQIHFPSMMVEQMEKRAGDVQQTWANIEKAQQHLMYMPKTTFQEGLEKTIEWAKANIHLL, encoded by the coding sequence ATGAAAGTACTTGTCACCGGAGGAGCAGGATTTATCGGTATGCATGTCGTACAACGACTCCTTCGAAAAGGTGTCGAGATGATTGTCATAGATTGCCTAGATTCTTATTACTCGGAAGAGCGGAAAAAACAACATTTACAGGTGATACGTAGTGTGTCACCGTTTCGTTTTTATCCTACGAATTTATTGAACCGTGAAGAAACTTTTCGTATCGTACAACAAGAGAAGCCAGATGTCGTGATTCACCTAGCTGCATTACCCGGGGTTAGTTATTCATTAAAAGAACCGTTACAATACGTGGACTATGATATCAAAGCAACCATCAACATATTGGAAGCGTCTGGGAAAGTTGGTGTCCGGCATGTAATTTTTTCCTCTTCTTCCTCTGTATATGGAAATTTAGGAGTTGTCGGTCCAAAGAAGGAAGAAGAAGCTAACGGTCACGTGATTTCCCCTTATGCAGCTGCGAAATGGGGAGCCGAATCGTTTTGTCACGTGTACGCGAACTTGTACCAATTTCGATTAACGATCTTACGTTTGTTTACGGTATATGGTCCTTGGGGACGCCCCGACATGGCCATTGCGAAATTTTTAAAGCAAATTCTTTCTGGTGAAAAGATTACATTGTTCGGAACGAGCCAAAAAAGAGATTTCACGTATATTGACGATGTCGTCAATGCTGTGGAAGCTGTGATGGACTATCAAGGAAATGAAACCGTGTTTAATATTGGAAATGGTCAACCGGTATCAATGACGGATGTTGTTCGTTTATTACAAATTCATTTTCCATCGATGATGGTTGAACAAATGGAAAAAAGAGCTGGGGATGTTCAGCAAACGTGGGCGAACATTGAAAAAGCACAACAACATTTGATGTACATGCCAAAAACAACGTTTCAAGAAGGATTGGAGAAGACCATTGAATGGGCTAAAGCAAATATACACTTACTGTAA
- a CDS encoding flippase-like domain-containing protein — protein sequence MNGLKQIYTYCKKHWKKGIGGLILFVFIFYIVPDIQWDQIREAIRTVFQHPVFLLSVVLLYAFSFYLKAWAWKLLLPVPVSFFTCLYGLWYSLFFNHVLPIKVGDVVRSYLLYEREEHVSLKQALTTVIFLRLLDLLSLFILVGVGILILAKKVGIIVFLIGTGIGILILLFSKNIRKWLARFSNLKMFWSIRHAWSIFGLTFFSWICEAGIAFFSIFLVLNEWYPFLSIWVNSFTIIGQLFQITPGGFGNYETVMAFSLSRMGIGWEDAITVGIVSHSIKYVFSFTVGIWGWIRYPLSWKTVHQWIRGRKKS from the coding sequence TTGAATGGGCTAAAGCAAATATACACTTACTGTAAAAAGCATTGGAAAAAAGGAATCGGGGGACTCATTCTTTTTGTCTTTATTTTTTATATTGTTCCTGACATTCAATGGGACCAGATTAGGGAAGCGATACGGACTGTGTTTCAACACCCCGTTTTTCTTCTAAGTGTTGTATTATTGTACGCATTTTCGTTTTATTTGAAAGCGTGGGCGTGGAAACTATTGCTTCCCGTCCCTGTTTCTTTTTTTACTTGTTTATACGGTTTATGGTATAGCTTGTTTTTCAATCACGTGCTACCAATCAAAGTAGGGGATGTCGTCCGATCGTATCTCCTTTATGAGCGAGAAGAACATGTCTCCTTAAAACAAGCACTTACAACCGTCATTTTTTTACGACTATTAGATTTATTATCGCTCTTTATCCTTGTTGGTGTCGGTATACTCATATTAGCTAAGAAAGTAGGAATCATCGTCTTTCTGATTGGAACAGGGATAGGCATATTGATTTTGCTCTTCTCAAAAAATATAAGAAAGTGGTTGGCAAGGTTTTCAAACTTGAAGATGTTTTGGTCTATTCGACATGCATGGAGCATTTTTGGTCTAACGTTTTTCAGTTGGATTTGTGAAGCGGGAATCGCTTTCTTTTCTATTTTTCTCGTATTGAACGAATGGTATCCTTTTCTATCAATTTGGGTGAATAGTTTTACGATTATCGGTCAATTATTTCAAATCACTCCAGGGGGATTTGGAAATTACGAAACGGTTATGGCCTTTAGTTTGTCCCGTATGGGGATAGGTTGGGAAGACGCCATTACGGTTGGTATCGTTAGTCATAGTATTAAATATGTGTTTTCATTTACAGTCGGTATCTGGGGATGGATTCGCTATCCACTTTCTTGGAAAACGGTCCATCAATGGATTCGAGGGAGGAAAAAGTCATGA
- a CDS encoding alkaline phosphatase family protein, whose amino-acid sequence MKKASRFEKIAARCWNLLNEGKPFTPIFVTGVMVIFHWKDLFQSAEMLTGFLLTLPLFVIYYLYDFPLFLRNYLWIPLFSFLIIWGYTNVSLLLLGMALYFFFTVFFWGTLYYHLRIGTSWLNFTRFWKLVLKNSDSTSGNAQEQLPKIFLLLSVWDYGYEVTAQGEPLSFVGFIFFYVAILLFAWVLHHYLFDWKPTPYTSFTEKPTAIDQPSVQTEKVVVIVVDGMRKDRFEAAHTPFLDRLKQEGTEFTNMETVYPARTVVCFSSMFTGTYPFEHGIRSNMVWKLGIKVESIFDSLRKVGKKGRLLGIAHLVDAMGEDVETVTAVMHNDVADKNIMNRARQIVTEQNPDLLVVQLIGTDQTGHSRGVFYDEYLQKISEADELIHDFYHWLNERWGEENITYIICADHGQADGIGGHGHLDEGERYVPFIMYGPSIRKGVKVDKKHSLVSLASTISYLLGAPFPSHARGPVLVEAFKRKDAANEEANRNRIFTRL is encoded by the coding sequence ATGAAAAAAGCATCGCGTTTTGAAAAAATTGCCGCTCGTTGTTGGAATTTATTAAACGAAGGAAAGCCGTTTACGCCGATTTTTGTAACGGGCGTTATGGTGATTTTTCATTGGAAGGACTTATTCCAATCGGCTGAAATGCTAACCGGATTTCTGCTTACTTTACCTTTATTTGTCATTTATTATTTGTACGATTTTCCGTTATTTTTACGAAATTATCTTTGGATTCCGTTATTTTCGTTTTTAATTATTTGGGGTTATACGAACGTGTCGCTATTACTTTTAGGAATGGCTCTTTATTTTTTCTTTACCGTCTTTTTTTGGGGGACGTTATATTACCACTTACGAATCGGTACTTCGTGGTTAAACTTTACTCGATTTTGGAAGCTTGTGTTGAAAAATAGTGATTCAACGAGTGGAAACGCCCAAGAACAATTACCGAAAATTTTCCTATTACTTTCCGTATGGGACTATGGATATGAGGTCACAGCTCAAGGGGAACCATTATCGTTTGTGGGATTCATCTTTTTTTACGTAGCGATATTACTTTTCGCATGGGTGTTACACCATTATTTATTTGATTGGAAACCGACACCGTATACGTCATTCACGGAAAAGCCAACGGCTATCGATCAACCGAGTGTGCAAACAGAAAAAGTCGTTGTTATTGTGGTCGATGGAATGAGAAAAGATCGATTTGAGGCAGCTCATACTCCGTTTTTAGATCGTTTGAAACAAGAAGGAACCGAATTTACGAATATGGAAACGGTATATCCGGCACGAACGGTCGTCTGCTTTTCATCGATGTTTACAGGGACATATCCATTTGAACACGGCATTCGTTCAAATATGGTATGGAAATTAGGCATCAAAGTGGAAAGCATTTTCGATTCGTTACGAAAAGTCGGAAAAAAAGGGCGGTTACTAGGAATTGCTCATCTAGTGGATGCGATGGGCGAGGATGTGGAAACCGTGACAGCGGTAATGCATAATGATGTCGCGGATAAGAATATTATGAATAGAGCTCGCCAAATAGTTACCGAACAGAATCCTGATCTACTCGTTGTTCAATTAATTGGTACAGATCAAACTGGACATTCACGCGGAGTGTTTTACGATGAGTACTTACAAAAAATTAGTGAGGCAGACGAACTCATTCATGACTTTTATCATTGGTTGAACGAACGGTGGGGGGAAGAAAATATTACGTACATTATTTGCGCTGACCACGGTCAAGCAGATGGCATTGGTGGGCATGGCCATTTAGATGAAGGGGAACGCTATGTTCCGTTTATTATGTACGGACCAAGTATTCGTAAAGGCGTAAAGGTGGATAAAAAGCATAGTTTAGTTTCATTAGCTTCTACCATTTCTTATCTACTTGGCGCGCCGTTTCCTAGCCATGCAAGAGGTCCGGTATTAGTAGAGGCGTTTAAGAGAAAGGATGCAGCAAATGAAGAGGCAAACCGTAATCGTATTTTTACCCGCTTATAA
- a CDS encoding glycosyltransferase family 2 protein — MKRQTVIVFLPAYNEEQSIGDVIRRIPRHIHPLVDVKVLVIDDGSKDRTVEVAKQAGADRIVQLETNQGLGAAVRRGLKECLFMGGDIGVMIDADGEYPPEQIPDILDPIFRGEADYVMGSRFLGTIKGMKLHRRVGNYCFTFLQSLLLRTWIYDGQSGMRAFSKQALQHGEIIHDYNYAQVLTLNLVRKGFRVKEIPIHYHVRTTGESFIKFKAYITNVLPAVWKEMRRRVEKVPIDSNAHVITLDEENSDLSQKVH, encoded by the coding sequence ATGAAGAGGCAAACCGTAATCGTATTTTTACCCGCTTATAATGAAGAACAATCGATTGGGGATGTGATTCGTCGCATCCCTCGTCATATTCATCCGCTTGTGGATGTTAAAGTGTTAGTGATTGATGATGGATCGAAGGACCGAACCGTTGAAGTTGCAAAACAAGCTGGGGCCGACCGAATCGTGCAGTTGGAAACGAATCAAGGGTTAGGAGCTGCAGTTCGCCGTGGGCTGAAGGAGTGTTTATTTATGGGTGGTGACATTGGTGTGATGATTGACGCTGATGGGGAATATCCACCCGAGCAAATCCCTGACATACTTGATCCGATTTTTCGAGGAGAAGCCGATTATGTTATGGGATCCCGCTTTTTAGGGACCATTAAAGGGATGAAGCTCCATCGGCGGGTAGGCAATTATTGCTTTACGTTTTTACAATCGTTGTTGTTACGAACATGGATATACGATGGACAGTCGGGAATGAGAGCGTTTTCTAAGCAAGCGTTACAACATGGAGAAATTATACATGATTATAATTACGCCCAAGTGTTAACATTAAATCTTGTTCGAAAAGGATTTCGTGTAAAAGAAATCCCAATTCACTATCATGTCCGGACTACAGGAGAGTCTTTTATCAAATTTAAGGCGTATATAACGAATGTATTGCCAGCAGTTTGGAAAGAGATGCGCAGAAGGGTGGAAAAGGTACCGATTGATTCAAATGCGCATGTGATAACATTGGACGAAGAAAATTCAGATTTGTCACAGAAAGTACATTGA